The genomic DNA TCGAGGCCGCGAAACTCCTGGAGGCGGAAGGGATATCCGCGCGGGTGGTCAGTTTCCCGTGCCGGGAACGGTTCGAGGAGCAGGACGACGCGTACCGCCGTTCCGTCCTTCCGCCTTCCGTGCGCGCGAGGGTTTCGGTGGAAGCGGCGGCGACGTTCGGTTGGGAGCGATACGTGGGGGATGGCGGGGCCTCCGTGGGAATCGACCGCTTCGGCGCCTCGGCGCCGGCCGCGCGCATCTTCCGGGAGCTGGGGATTACTCCCGAGAACGTCGCAGCCCGCGCGAAGGCTTTGCTCGGGAAAACGTAGACGGGCTGAGCGGCTGGGCGGGGACACTCCTCAACGCTCGGGGGGACACTCCTCAACATACTACTCGAAATAGGAATGTCCCCGGAATGTCCCCGGAATGTTCCCGGTGACTGGTGGCACGCGACGTTTCGCGGCTGCCGGAGAGCGCAGCAAGCCGAAGGAGTGGGGGCGCAGTGAGGCCGGGAGACCGGAGCGCAGCCGTGCAGGTTCACCGCACGGCGAGCCACGAACGGAGCCCCCCTCCGAGGCTGCGGAGCGATAGCCCCCCGCGAGCCCCTGGGACCGGGAGAGGAAATGACTCGGGGCCTCGGCTCGATACGAGGCCGTAACTACGATACGCTGCACTAAGGAACCGGTATCGATTTTTTCCGGGAAAGGAGCTTGCATGGGGACGAATCCTCTCGTGGAACTGGGAAAGCTCGGCCAGAGCCCGTGGCTGGACTTCATCGAGCGCGGGCTGGTCTCGTCCGGGGGGCTGTTGCGTCTGGTTTCCGGGGACGGGATCACGGGGGTCACCTCCAACCCGACGATCTTCGAGAAGGCGATCTCGGGGGGGCGGGAATACGACAAGCAGATCCAGGCCCTGGCGGACCGGAAGGCCGGCGTGATGGAGGCGTACAAGGAGATCGTGACGGAGGATATCCGGAACGCCGCCGACGTGCTGCGGCCCGTCTACGACGCCTCGTCCTGCTCGGACGGCTTCGTCTCCCTCGAGGTCGACCCGGACCTGGCGTACGACCCGGACCGGACGATCGCGAGAGCGGAGGAGTTGTTCCGCGCCGTCTCTCGACCGAACGTTCTCATCAAGATCCCCGGGACCCATGAAGGGCTGCCCGCGATCGAGGAAACGGTAGCGCGGGGGATCCCGGTCAACGTGACGCTCATCTTTTCCGTGAAGCGGTACGAAGAGGTGGCGCAAGCCTACATCCGCGGGGTGGAGCGGCTTGTCGCCCAGGGGAAAAACCCGG from Candidatus Deferrimicrobiaceae bacterium includes the following:
- the tal gene encoding transaldolase; the protein is MGTNPLVELGKLGQSPWLDFIERGLVSSGGLLRLVSGDGITGVTSNPTIFEKAISGGREYDKQIQALADRKAGVMEAYKEIVTEDIRNAADVLRPVYDASSCSDGFVSLEVDPDLAYDPDRTIARAEELFRAVSRPNVLIKIPGTHEGLPAIEETVARGIPVNVTLIFSVKRYEEVAQAYIRGVERLVAQGKNPGRVASVASFFVSRVDTAVDRLLDEVIPRWPGSPKAETAISLKGRVAVANARLAYARFGEIFSVPRWKELTAKGAKAQRPLWASTGTKNPKYSDVLYVEELIGPHTVNTMPLATIDAFRDHGKVADTLTGREKEAREVLDDLGLLDIGIEEVCERLVRDGVQSFTDSYQKLLEAIERKLGGAEVA